The following are from one region of the Arthrobacter sp. TMP15 genome:
- a CDS encoding DUF3515 domain-containing protein — protein sequence MPLISRSWRTAVPFAAVALLALTACSPSVTITEAEDANNPACASMMVALPDSLAGSKRRTTTSQSTAAWGDPSLVVLRCGVQVPSPTTDKCVAVNGVDWVLKEKETTWTITTYGRTPATELVFEDNTVPSDTVLSEISAAVSKIPANGACL from the coding sequence ATGCCTCTGATTTCACGTTCATGGCGGACCGCTGTGCCTTTTGCTGCTGTTGCGCTCTTAGCTCTTACCGCCTGCTCACCCTCGGTGACAATTACTGAGGCCGAGGATGCCAATAATCCCGCCTGCGCATCGATGATGGTGGCTCTACCGGACTCCCTGGCTGGCTCCAAGCGTCGTACCACCACCAGCCAATCCACTGCTGCGTGGGGAGATCCCTCGCTTGTGGTCCTGCGATGCGGCGTTCAAGTTCCCAGCCCTACCACTGATAAATGTGTCGCCGTCAACGGCGTGGACTGGGTTCTCAAGGAGAAGGAAACTACGTGGACCATCACCACTTACGGACGCACACCGGCCACAGAGCTAGTGTTTGAAGATAACACTGTTCCATCAGATACGGTTTTGTCAGAAATATCTGCAGCCGTTTCCAAGATCCCGGCCAACGGTGCATGCCTGTGA
- a CDS encoding class I SAM-dependent methyltransferase, translating to MTTEPLQPAPTLSWTQGEEDHSARWFSASGANPPKTVQVVDDSLTADDAYRLAAQGTAMLWRGDYHNARQLLSAIARRLPVFSRHDGEDVAKAFYRYRQGRTQRARMLGLLLVPLEAGTHITAPTVALRRAPDVAAAWLAAAGPVESHTVAPLQDVLGAVGAFEWRRNGLFVQELDALIHPHYGTFAPIRSEYLALVAQAVLPSTELAFDIGTGTGVLAAILAQRGVKRVVGTDSEPRAIACAQENLENLGLSSSVDLQLTDMFPEGRSPLVVCNPPWLPGTANTLLDNAVYDPKSRMLRAFLAGLTRHLEPGGEGWLIISDLAEHLGLRSREDLMTWIENAGLEVIDRMDTSARHPRSMDTSDPFYAARSNEVTSLWKLGAKA from the coding sequence ATGACCACTGAGCCATTGCAGCCAGCCCCTACTTTGAGCTGGACGCAGGGGGAGGAAGATCATTCGGCGCGCTGGTTTTCTGCCAGCGGAGCCAACCCTCCCAAAACTGTGCAGGTGGTGGATGACTCCCTCACCGCCGACGACGCTTACCGCCTTGCTGCCCAGGGCACAGCTATGTTGTGGCGGGGCGATTATCACAATGCCCGCCAGCTACTCTCGGCCATTGCCAGACGCCTGCCCGTTTTTTCAAGGCACGACGGCGAAGATGTCGCCAAAGCTTTCTACCGCTACCGACAAGGGCGGACACAGCGCGCACGTATGCTTGGGCTTTTACTTGTCCCGTTGGAGGCTGGCACACATATAACAGCACCTACCGTTGCGCTTCGCCGTGCACCCGACGTAGCCGCTGCATGGCTTGCTGCGGCTGGGCCGGTGGAATCACACACTGTGGCGCCGCTGCAAGATGTGCTTGGGGCCGTGGGTGCTTTTGAATGGCGCCGGAACGGTTTGTTTGTGCAGGAACTAGATGCCCTCATCCACCCCCACTACGGGACATTTGCGCCAATTCGCAGTGAATACTTGGCGCTGGTGGCGCAAGCTGTTCTGCCATCCACCGAGCTGGCCTTTGATATCGGCACAGGAACTGGCGTCTTGGCGGCTATCTTGGCCCAACGAGGAGTCAAACGTGTGGTTGGGACCGACAGTGAACCACGGGCCATCGCCTGCGCGCAGGAGAATCTGGAGAATCTGGGACTCAGCAGCTCTGTTGACTTGCAACTGACAGACATGTTCCCAGAAGGTCGGTCACCGCTGGTTGTGTGTAATCCACCCTGGTTGCCGGGGACGGCTAACACTTTGCTGGATAACGCGGTTTATGATCCTAAATCGCGCATGCTTAGAGCATTCCTGGCCGGATTGACGCGGCACCTTGAGCCCGGGGGAGAGGGATGGCTGATCATCTCCGACCTGGCCGAGCATTTGGGGCTGCGCTCAAGAGAGGACTTGATGACCTGGATTGAAAATGCTGGGCTTGAAGTGATTGACCGTATGGACACGTCTGCCAGGCATCCCCGCTCCATGGACACCAGTGACCCGTTCTATGCTGCACGCAGCAATGAAGTCACATCTCTTTGGAAACTGGGAGCGAAAGCTTAG